From Deltaproteobacteria bacterium HGW-Deltaproteobacteria-18, a single genomic window includes:
- a CDS encoding conjugal transfer protein TraR, with protein sequence MTPEQRREIKARIKKRMQELRITITQLEETSKPVSLDQPIGRLSRMDSMANQAISGQRLTDSKRTLMRLERALDRVDDEHFGICAECGEDIAAGRLLIMPEATLCVDCAE encoded by the coding sequence ATGACCCCTGAACAGCGCCGGGAAATCAAGGCACGCATCAAAAAGCGCATGCAGGAGCTCCGGATCACCATCACCCAGCTGGAAGAAACCTCCAAGCCCGTATCCCTGGATCAGCCCATCGGACGGCTGTCGCGCATGGACTCCATGGCCAACCAGGCCATCAGCGGCCAGCGCCTGACGGATTCCAAACGAACCTTGATGCGACTTGAACGCGCCCTGGACAGGGTTGACGACGAACATTTCGGGATCTGCGCCGAATGCGGCGAAGATATCGCCGCCGGCCGCCTCCTGATCATGCCCGAAGCCACGCTTTGCGTGGACTGCGCGGAGTAG